AGACATGTAGAGCCAAAGTACTTGAGAGTTGAGGATAATGAACCCTTCTGTAAAGTAAAGCAAACTACCTCATTcctacctcccaccccctgcAGTAGATCTGGTCGTACATTGATTTTCCTATAATAGGTTGTTTTTGttctaaagattttacttatttacttgacagccagcgagagagggaacacaagcagggggagtgggagaggaggaagcaggctcccagcgaggagcctgatgcggggctctgtcccagaatgcccggatcacgccctgagccaaaggcagatgcttaaagactgaaccacccagtcgcCCCTTAATATAATaggtttgcttaaaaaaaaaaaaaaaaatgcctcgcACACACTTGTGTTCCNgcttaaaaaaaaaaaaaaaaatgcctcgcACACACTTGTGTTCCAACTCCTTGCTCCTATCGTCATTGTCTAAAACTGATACTTAACTTGAGCTTGTGTGGGGAGCAGTGGAGGCTGTGGCCACACAGTCACTAAGATCCCTTTATAAAGGGACTTTTGCTCACATGTTTCCTTCTTCCAGATTAACTTTCCTTCATCATGTCCTGCATATCCTTCACATTCCAGCTGAAAGGCCACTTTTACTAGGAGAATCAGCTTGCCCTGCCTTGTGATGCTTCCAAAAGTACTAACTTTATCTGTCTTAGAATATTTCTCCTTAACCTCAAGACCCGTTATATTTTTGTCTCCTCAACTAATCCATAAACTCACAAGCCAGGTTTGTGTCTCGTTAATCTTTTATCTGCTTCAGCACTGTGCACAATGCCCAGCACGTGCTGATGATAAATATGtgagtgaaggaaaaaatagtaTTGACACATCACTCCTCTTTAAAAGTCCCCagtgaggggcatctgggtggctcagtcgtccgactcttgatttccgctcagttcgtgatctcaccgttgtgggaccgagccccacgtcagaatccttgctcagcatggagcttgcttgagattctctctcccactctgtctttgcccctcacccccggCCCACActcctctcaaaataaataaaatctttaaaagtaaatataaataaataaaagtacccAATGAAGTTGAAGTTACTTTGACAGTCACAGCCCTGCATACTCTGGGCCCACCCAGCCTACCAATCCAGCTTTAGCtctggccacccccaccccacagcggCTGGCCACGTGGTCTGTTTGTTCCTTGAGGAATCTGTACTTGCACGTGGCTAGCTAAGCCTTCACTCTTAACAGGACCCCCAGTCAGAAAGCTGCTCTTTCCTCCACTCCCCGTTCTGAGAGTCTACACCTCTGGAAGTTCAGATACAAGTCTCCTGGAAGCCTTCTCTGGTTCCCCAGGCAGTGAATTACTCTTAAGCTCTAATACAGCATTTACGATAAAAATCGCTCCACAGACCAGCAGCGAAAAAACTCGTCACcagcattttatttatccttcacCACTACGAACATACGTGTTGTCTCACAAAGATGAGGACGCccagtcagagcagcagtgttGATTCGTTTTTCCGCAAGCCACACCCCGTACCCGCGCACACGCTCGCGATGGAGGCCTGGGCGGGGTCCCAGGGGGCTCCGTCTCGGAACGTGCCGGATGACGTCAGACTCTGGGCGAGGCTCGGCAGCTGGCAGGCCGGCCACTTCGGGATCAGCCGTCGCCACTCGGGACCTTCCACCAGACTCCGTTTGAGCCTTTTGCGCATGCTCCAAATCCTCCAGCGTCCCATAATGCATTGTCTGACGCTTTGCCCTCGCCCCTGGCAACAAATGCGCAGCCGCCCAAGGGGACTTTGACACCGCGCTACCTGACAGGGTCTCCGGGGAAAGTTTGTCCCTCTGCGCGATCCGGCACTTAGAGGTCGTTGCTAGGCGCCCACGTTCCGCTTCTTCACATCTGATTGGATTTCACTCAAAAGTTGAGGCGGGGTTTTACGGTAGCGCGCATGCGTGCTGCAAAGGATGGAGGACTCGGAACCCGAACGAAAGGTAGGAGCGAGGCAGGGGTCCGCGCGCGTGGCGAGCGGCAGTGAAATCGGGGGCTTGAGCCTGACTCCTGTCTATCTCTAGCGGGCTCGCACCGACGAGGGGACTGCCACAGGAAGCCGTTCCGAGACGGAGGATGAGGACGACGAAGACTACGTGCCTTACGTGCCTTTGCGACAGCGCCGGCAACTGCTGGTGAGGGCCCCGGTTCGGAAGAGGAATGAGGGCGTAGGATCGGGATGGGGACGGGGGTTGGCCGCCAGTGGAGCGAGCTGCCAGTACTCGGGACCGTGGCCCTCCGGCGAACGAGGGACGGGCAACCTGATCGGAGGGGTAGGGCAGCTCCACGTCGCAGGGTGCAGGTCCCTCTCCCAAAGGCGAAGATCCTGACGCAGGCCCCCTGGGCCCAATGCCCCGCTCTGTTTTGGGCTTGGCTGTGAGGGGCGCTGGTGGAACCAGCTCCAGAAGCTACTGCAACGAAGGCGTAAAGGAGCTGcggaggaggagcagcaggacagCGGCAGCGAACCCCGGGGAGATGAGGACGATATCCCGCTGGGCCCTCAGTCCAACGTCAGCCTCCTGGATCAGCACCAGCACCTCAAAGAGAAGGCTGAAGGTGGGCTGGAAAGCAGCGGGGAAAGCTCAGCTTGGTGCAGTGCTTTGGTGTCTGACATCTGCTTCTGTTCTCAGCCCGCAAGGAGTCTGCCAAGGAGAAGCagctgaaagaagaggaaaagatccTGGAGAGTGTGGCTGAGGGCCGAGGTATGGTTGTAGCCAGGGTAGCGGGAGGAGGTGGACTGAgcctcctccccctaccccaggCATGTTATATCTCAAGGGCCTGGCCTCTGGGAAGCAAGAGCCAGCCCTGAGCCACGTCTGTCTCCTTAGCGTTGATGTCAGTGAAGGAAATGGCCAAGGGAATCACATACGATGATCCAATCAAAACCAGGTATGTTTTTCAGTCTGTGGGAAGGCAGTCACTTTTACTTGGAATGGTATGTGGCTGAGACCGGCAGGTGCACCCCAGAACCAGCTGTGCCTGGGGCCTCTCTTGACCCCCACCACCCACTCACAGTTGGACACCCCCCCGTTATGTCCTGAGCATGTCTGAAGAGCGGCATGAACGCGTACGGAAGAAGTACCACATCCTGGTGGAAGGAGATGGTATTCCACCACCCATCAAGAGCTTCAAGGAAATGAAATTTCCCGCAGGTACCTGGGAACTTTAGTAGTCAAACAACTGTGAGGTTGTGTCCTAGTCCCCACTGAGTTTGGCGTCTGCAGCAATGGGTCTAGCCATTGGAGATGGTGGGACTTTCAGTTGCCCCAGCCATACCGGTTCGTTATCTTTTGCCATTAGGGAACTTCAGTGGGCAAGTGACTTTGGCCTTAAATGGACCTGGGTGCAAATCCTGCCTCTAGTTATCCTAGAGATCTTGGacaagtctttctttttctttctctttttttctgggcCTCATTTGTAACTTGAATTGGGGTAGTGCCCATTTTACAGCTTTGGGGGCCTGATAAAGTATCTGTGAGACAAGAATGATGCTGAGGTTGTTTTCCGTAGCCATCCTGAGAGGCCTGAAGAAGAAAGGCATCCACCACCCAACACCCATTCAGATCCAGGGCATCCCCACCATGTGAGTGTAGACCTGGGGGCCCTGAAGAGGGTGGTGATGGGGAGGAGCAGTCCCTAGGTGTCCACCTGGAGACTCATTCCCTGCATTCTCCTGAACCGGATCCTCAGGCCTCTCCTCTCCCAACAGTCTATCTGGCCGTGACATGATAGGTATCGCCTTCACGGGTTCAGGCAAGACACTGGTGTTCACATTGCCTGTCATCATGTTCTGCCTGGAACAAGAAAAGAGATTACCTTTCTCTAAGCGTGAAGGACCCTATGGACTCATCATCTGCCCCTCGGTAAGAGAGACcaggctggagggcagggcagagacaGGACTGCCTTCTGGTGCCAACCTCTGCCCTGTGCCTACAGCGGGAGCTTGCCCGGCAGACCCATGGCATCCTGGAGTATTACTGCCGCCTACTGCAGGAGGACAGCTCCCCACTCCTGCGCTGCGCTCTCTGCATCGGGGGCATGTCTGTTAAAGAGCAGATGGAAACCATCCGACAGTGAGCACAAGCACCCCCACCCTGTGGGCCTGCTCAGAGCACCTCAACAAGCTAAATGGCCCTTTGCTTTAGCTACCCCTGCAGATCCTTACAGAAGCCtccttgtcctcaaggagttCCTCGTCTAATGGGGAGATCAGttggggtgggacagagggatgTGGTAAGATACTGTGGGAGCACAACAGATGGaatgggggcatctgggaggTCAGGGCTTCGGGGCATTCTGGGCAGAGATGGGGTACCCAGCATGTCCAGGAAGGTCGGGGTCATTCAGTGTGGTCCAGCATGGAGGCTGAGACACTAGGGCAGGGCCAGATCTGTGGCCTTTCCACACAGTGCAGTCCCCAGCAGACAGTGCTGATTGCCCTGGACCAGGCTCTGGGGTCCTGGACAGTCCACACCCTTTCCAAGGCATTCCCGGTCTTGGAAGATTCAGGTACAGAAAAGATTGATTTAGCGTTCCAGGAAAGTGAGCCCATCAGTGCCTACAAAGGGAGCTGCGGGAGCACATACTGAGGCCTCATCTGGAGATTCAGGACCACCCTCGTTCTAGAGAGGGAAGAGTATGCCAGGCAGGGTTGATTCATGGCTGGGGAGGAGCTCTGGAGGAGAGCAGTAGTCAAAAAGGCTCCAGCCCCTTCCAGAAGAGTCATGTTTTACAAGTAGGGTGGTGGAAGTGATGAGGGGACAGGTAAGGAGAGATAGGAAAGAAGGCAGAATGAGCAGAATGCCAGCCCTTAGGTGCAGGAATGGGCAGGTAGCCCTGACTGCAGAGTGTCCTCTTGATCCCCAGCGGTGTGCACATGATGGTGGCCACCCCCGGGCGCCTCATGGATTTGCTGCAGAAGAAGATGGTCAGCCTAGACATCTGCCGCTACCTGGCTCTGGACGAGGCCGACCGCATGATTGATATGGGTTTCGAAGGCGACATCCGCACCATCTTCTCCTACTTCAAGGTGCCCGTCCCTGCCTGGCTAGGGCATTCCTGCCACCCTCCCCAGCACACCCCATTCAACTGTGGCAGGCCCTGAGGCCTGGCACTGCCCACCCACTGGCCCTGCTTTGGGGGGCTACATCCCGGCTACTTGGCCTTCCCAGGCCTCACATGCCCTCAGTCCTAGCCTTGCTCTTCCTCAGGGCCAGCGGCAGACCCTACTTTTCAGTGCCACCATGCCTAAGAAGATTCAGAACTTTGCCAAGAGTGCCCTGGTAAAGCCGGTCACGATCAACGTGGGGCGTGCTGGGGCTGCCAGCCTGGATGTCATCCAGGTGGGCAGGCACTTCTGATGAACAGGATCTCGTTGTGAGGGTTGGATCTGGCTAGGCCATGTTGAAGCTCTTGGAGTAGGGTTGAGGGGCCACCTTGTGGACACTGGGGGTTTCATTCAAATCCCCAGCCCTTAGCAGAGAACATTCTTAGGGTGACCAGTGCTTTATGGCAAGAGGCTTCTGGTCTCCTCCCGGCTAGGATTGGGGGCCCAGGCTCTGTGGCAGGGCCATGGCTGGTGAGCCCATTTGCAGGCCTACCTGATCTGGCCCTTGTGATGGCAGGAGGTGGAATATGTCAAAGAGGAGGCCAAGATGGTATACTTGCTCGAGTGCCTACAGAAAACACCCCCACCCGTAAGTATAGCCCGCCAGGCTggcccaggacccctgggatgaaggggagaggggcagtgggggcagcATGCTGGAGAAGGTTGGGCATGCCTGGTTGGGGTCAGCCCCCATGACTGAAGTTGGCCTTCTTGGACAGGTGCTCATCTTTGCAGAGAAAAAGGCCGATGTGGATGCCATCCACGAGTACCTGCTGCTCAAGGGGGTTGAGGCAGTGGCCATCCATGGGGGCAAAGGTCAGGGGGTAGTGCACATGTAGGCACGGATTCTGCTGCCATTGTGGCCCCTCACCTAATCCCTTTCCCAGTCTGGTGGGCCCGCCACTACTCCCCAGACTCCTGTCAGTAACAGCTCCTGCCTGACCCTCCCCAGACCAGGAGGAACGGACCAAGGCCATCGAGGCATTCCGGGAGGGCAAGAAGGATGTCCTGGTGGCCACAGATGTAGCCTCCAAGGGTCTGGACTTCCCTGCCATTCAGCATGTCATAAATTATGACATGCCTGAGGAGATCGAGAACTATGGTAGGGAGATTGGGTATGGGGGTTTGGGTGCGGGCTGGGCCCCAGCCCCTGGGCAGTAGGCCAGAggctctgttccctctctgcAGTGCACCGTATCGGCCGTACCGGGCGCTCAGGAAACACAGGCATCGCCACCACTTTCATCAACAAGGCCTGTGGTAAGGCCGCCACCAGGGCCACCTCAGCTGTCCCCTGGGTCCTCTGCCTGTGGCTATCCAGGTCCTGGCTTCAGGGCCAGGGGTTTGGCCTGATGGTTCCCTCCTACCTCCACAGACGAGTCGGTGCTGATGGACCTGAAAGCCCTGCTGCTGGAGGCTAAGCAGAAGGTGCCCCCCGTGCTGCAAGTGCTGCACTGCGGGGATGAGTCCATGCTGGACATCGGAGGTGACTGTGGGGCAGGAGACACCGGTCCggtggggcgggagggggaaCATGACGGGAACACCACAAAACAAGTCCATGCCGCACAGCAGAGGACTTGGGGGAGGGGTCTAATGAGAAGCCGAGGTCTGGGATATGGGGCCTGGTCCTGTGCAGTCATGCTGACTCTCATCCCCGTGCCCCCAGGAGAGCGTGGCTGTGCCTTCTGTGGGGGCCTGGGCCATCGAATCACTGACTGCCCCAAACTGGAGGCTATGCAGACCAAGCAGGTCAGCAACATCGGCCGCAAAGACTACCTGGCCCACAGCTCTATGGACTTCTGAGCCATCTGTAGTCCCTTGTCTCCCAAGAGACCTCAGTCTCCAGCCTCCTCCTACACACACCAGCCCCCTGGACAAAAAGCCAGCATTGTCGGCCCagctggcctgggctgggccaggctgggcctggCTGCCTGCACCCTGTGTTCCCCAGAATGACTATTTTTGTTCCCCTTTACCCCAGCTGTCATTAAAGCACAAGCCTCTCTGGtctcagcccagccctgcctaTGTGTTTCACCTTCCCTGATCCCTGCTTCCTAGACAGGCCTCACCCTCTGATCTCTGTAGCCCCTCTAAGGTGGGGGAACTGGCGTCTCCCAGTGCCACAGCCAACAATCAGCCTGCTGGGCCTTAGTTGTGGAGAGAGCCACGTAGCGGGGGCCCCTTGCTGGGGGCTCTGGGTATCTCCTCTGGGCTAGCTGGATTTGTCTCAGGGAGAGACCGCATTGGTGGGCCAAGGGGAAATGGCTGGGTTTTCTGGTCTCTGGTTGGTTCTTACAATCTCCAACCttgccccagcctccctcttcctgtcAGTTGTATGAAGCTCCTGGGGCCCCTTGGGAGGCCACTTCCTGCCTCAggccccctgcccacctgcctgcccacAGAGTCCCAATAAGGAACCCTCTGTTCCCCTCGCTGAGGGGGCCGCAGATGCTACGGGACTGCCACTCGGGTCATTAGCACTCACTGACCTCACTCTATGCCTGGCTCTCTGTTGGGCTCAGGATCCAGGCAATCCAGGCAGACGTCTGCTGGGAGGCTTATAGGTAAGTGGGAGAGACAAGAGATGGGAATGATGGGGGTGGCACATGGTGCAGGATCTCAGCATCTGGCAAGGGACAGGCGGCAATTCCTCTGGGCCTGGCACTGCACGTGCAAGACCACATGCTTATCCCAGCAGGACAGCAGTTGCTCAAGCCTTATTTGTCACTTGGTtttggccttgggcaagttacttaatgtttctgagcctcgatttcctcatcATTGAAATGGCAATGAGAATGCAAAGGACAGGGTGTCCGGCTGCCAGCGCTCGGGGCTACCCAGACTGCAACAGACACAAAGCCAGGTGGAGAGGCCCTTGGAAAAGACTTCCTGCCCACATCCCATATGTGACCCCAGATGTTATTGCTCAGCCTGGTTACACATGTCTTCCTAAAGGTGGCATTGAATGAGTGACAGGAGGCTGTCTCCCTCTCAGAGCCCCAATGGTAGCCTCCAACAAGgtgaggccaaaaaaaaaaaaaaaataggtgccTAGCAAGAAGCAAATTTACAAAGCATGTGAGCTCTCCAGGGACCCACTGGGGGCATGCCACCCACGCTAACATGACTGGGCCGAGCCTTGAGGACAGGTTCACTGGTGGGGCCCTTGTGCTCGGTGGGGGGTGGTCAAGTGGGGCctcccaggggaagaggcagCCCAGCGCTCAAGTGGCACGGTGGTAAGAGGTTCTCTGGACAGACTGGGCTGAGGGGAGGTGGAGGCCAGAACAGGGCACCTTGAGTGCAGGCCTGAGGAGCCCAGGCTATACCCTAGGGCAGGGAGTAGTCAGAGGGGTTTGAAGTTGGTGGAAAGGACCACAGTGCGCCCTATGGGGCAGTGGTTCAAAGGGGAGATAAGAGGCTGGTAATGGACAGGGGctgtgaagacagagaagagcaagtgaatattagaaatatttccaaGATAAAGACAAGCAGAGCAGGCCCGAGAGGGTACCAACCAGGGCTCAAGAGTAGGAAAGCAAGGAGCTGGCCAGTGTGGCTAGAGGAGGTCCTGGGACAGGGCTGCGGGAATGTCAGATGCCGGGGTGTCCGACTGCCCTGCACAGAGGAGAGGTTGGAGCTTATGACTCACAACCAGCTGACCCAGGTGCAGGCAGAGGTCAGCTGCCCTCTGGGGCTCTGAGGCCCCTGCCAGGCACACGTGGGCACCTTGGGCCAGCTGGACCCCGAGGAAGAAATACGTGATGTCCCCACCCCCTATCCTAGCTCCTTTACTGAAgacaggctcccctccccccagccctgcagctgcctctctggacagagggagggggaagtggCCAGAAGGGGAAGTGTGAGGAGTTCCCCTCCAGCCTGTCACCAGTCTCCTCAGGCCCTCGGAGTGGCAGTCCTGGGGCCTGGCGGCAGCCATGGAACCTCTGGAGACTCCCATCAAGAACGGCATCCTGTACCAGCAGCACGTCAAGTTCGGCAAGGTGTGGACCCCGGCTGCCAGGCAGCTGCCCAGGACAGTAGGCGTTGGCCCCAGCCTCAGCCCACCAGGACCTGGGAGAATGGGGAAGgagtcgggggggggggatgcaaCCAAGGTGTTGGGGAGTAGGACGGAGCCCCA
The Ailuropoda melanoleuca isolate Jingjing chromosome 3, ASM200744v2, whole genome shotgun sequence DNA segment above includes these coding regions:
- the DDX41 gene encoding probable ATP-dependent RNA helicase DDX41 isoform X2 translates to MEDSEPERKRARTDEGTATGSRSETEDEDDEDYVPYVPLRQRRQLLLQKLLQRRRKGAAEEEQQDSGSEPRGDEDDIPLGPQSNVSLLDQHQHLKEKAEARKESAKEKQLKEEEKILESVAEGRALMSVKEMAKGITYDDPIKTSMSEERHERVRKKYHILVEGDGIPPPIKSFKEMKFPAAILRGLKKKGIHHPTPIQIQGIPTILSGRDMIGIAFTGSGKTLVFTLPVIMFCLEQEKRLPFSKREGPYGLIICPSRELARQTHGILEYYCRLLQEDSSPLLRCALCIGGMSVKEQMETIRHGVHMMVATPGRLMDLLQKKMVSLDICRYLALDEADRMIDMGFEGDIRTIFSYFKGQRQTLLFSATMPKKIQNFAKSALVKPVTINVGRAGAASLDVIQEVEYVKEEAKMVYLLECLQKTPPPVLIFAEKKADVDAIHEYLLLKGVEAVAIHGGKDQEERTKAIEAFREGKKDVLVATDVASKGLDFPAIQHVINYDMPEEIENYVHRIGRTGRSGNTGIATTFINKACDESVLMDLKALLLEAKQKVPPVLQVLHCGDESMLDIGGERGCAFCGGLGHRITDCPKLEAMQTKQVSNIGRKDYLAHSSMDF
- the DDX41 gene encoding probable ATP-dependent RNA helicase DDX41 isoform X1, with translation MEDSEPERKRARTDEGTATGSRSETEDEDDEDYVPYVPLRQRRQLLLQKLLQRRRKGAAEEEQQDSGSEPRGDEDDIPLGPQSNVSLLDQHQHLKEKAEARKESAKEKQLKEEEKILESVAEGRALMSVKEMAKGITYDDPIKTSWTPPRYVLSMSEERHERVRKKYHILVEGDGIPPPIKSFKEMKFPAAILRGLKKKGIHHPTPIQIQGIPTILSGRDMIGIAFTGSGKTLVFTLPVIMFCLEQEKRLPFSKREGPYGLIICPSRELARQTHGILEYYCRLLQEDSSPLLRCALCIGGMSVKEQMETIRHGVHMMVATPGRLMDLLQKKMVSLDICRYLALDEADRMIDMGFEGDIRTIFSYFKGQRQTLLFSATMPKKIQNFAKSALVKPVTINVGRAGAASLDVIQEVEYVKEEAKMVYLLECLQKTPPPVLIFAEKKADVDAIHEYLLLKGVEAVAIHGGKDQEERTKAIEAFREGKKDVLVATDVASKGLDFPAIQHVINYDMPEEIENYVHRIGRTGRSGNTGIATTFINKACDESVLMDLKALLLEAKQKVPPVLQVLHCGDESMLDIGGERGCAFCGGLGHRITDCPKLEAMQTKQVSNIGRKDYLAHSSMDF